A window from Triticum aestivum cultivar Chinese Spring chromosome 6D, IWGSC CS RefSeq v2.1, whole genome shotgun sequence encodes these proteins:
- the LOC123144848 gene encoding ammonium transporter 1 member 2-like, with protein sequence MSTCAASLAPLLGTAAANATDYLCNQFADTTTAIDSTYLLFSAYLVFAMQLGFAMLCAGSVRAKNTMNIMLTNVLDAAAGALFYYLFGFAFAFGTPSNGFIGKHFFGLRDVPQVGFDYSFFLFQWAFAIAAAGITSGSIAERTQFVAYLIYSAFLTGFVYPVVSHWIWSTDGWASASRTSGPLLFNSGVIDFAGSGVVHMVGGVAGLWGALIEGPRIGRFDHAGRAVALRGHSASLVVLGTFLLWFGWYGFNPGSFLTILKSYGPPGSIHGQWSAVGRAAVTTTLAGSTAALTTLFGKRLQTGHWNVLDVCNGLLGGFAAITAGCSVVDPWAAIICGFVSAWVLIGLNKLAARFKFDDPLEAAQLHGGCGAWGVIFTALFARREYVEQIYGAPGRPYGLFMGGGGRLLGAHVVLILVIAAWVSCTMGPLFLALNKLGLLRISAEDEMAGMDQTRHGGFAYAYTDEDSSSRPGRGAGGSVGGFMLKSAQTSQVAADATSPSSSV encoded by the coding sequence ATGTCGACGTGCGCGGCGAGCCTGGCGCCGCTgctgggcacggcggcggcgaacgCGACGGACTACCTGTGCAACCAGTTCGCCGACACCACCACGGCGATCGACTCCACGTACCTGCTCTTCTCCGCCTACCTGGTGTTCGCCATGCAGCTCGGCTTCGCCATGCTGTGCGCCGGGTCCGTCCGGGCCAAGAACACCATGAACATCATGCTCACCAACgtgctcgacgccgccgccggcgcgcTTTTCTACTACCTCTTCGGCTTCGCCTTCGCCTTCGGTACGCCCTCCAACGGCTTCATCgggaagcacttcttcggcctccGCGACGTTCCCCAGGTCGGCTTCGACTACAGCTTCTTCCTCTTCCAGTGGGCCTTCGCCATCGCCGCGGCCGGGATAACCTCCGGCTCCATCGCGGAGCGGACGCAGTTCGTGGCCTACCTCATCTACTCGGCCTTCCTCACCGGCTTCGTCTACCCCGTGGTGTCCCACTGGATCTGGTCCACCGACGGCTGGGCCTCCGCCTCCCGGACGTCGGGGCCGTTGCTCTTCAACTCCGGCGTCATCGACTTCGCCGGGTCCGGGGTTGTGCACATGGTCGGCGGCGTGGCCGGGCTCTGGGGCGCGCTCATCGAGGGCCCCCGCATTGGGCGGTTCGACCACGCCGGGCGAGCGGTGGCGCTGCGCGGGCACAGCGCGTCGCTCGTCGTGCTGGGCACCTTCTTGCTGTGGTTTGGGTGGTACGGGTTTAACCCCGGCTCGTTCCTCACCATCCTCAAGTCCTACGGCCCGCCCGGCAGCATCCACGGGCAGTGGTCGGCGGTAGGGCGCGCGGCCGTGACGACCACCCTCGCCGGCAGCACGGCGGCGCTGACGACGCTGTTCGGGAAGCGGCTCCAGACGGGGCACTGGAACGTGCTGGACGTCTGCAACGGCCTCCTGGGCGGCTTCGCGGCGATCACCGCGGGGTGCTCCGTGGTGGACCCGTGGGCGGCGATCATCTGCGGGTTCGTGTCGGCGTGGGTGCTCATCGGGCTGAACAAGCTGGCCGCGAGGTTCAAGTTCGACGACCCGCTGGAGGCGGCGCAGCTACACGGCGGGTGCGGCGCGTGGGGCGTCATCTTCACGGCGCTGTTCGCGCGCAGGGAGTACGTGGAGCAGATCTACGGCGCgccggggcggccgtacgggctgttcatgggcggcggggggcggctgctGGGCGCGCACGTGGTGCTGATCCTGGTGATCGCGGCGTGGGTGAGCTGCACCATGGGCCCGCTGTTCCTGGCGCTCAACAAGCTGGGGCTGCTGCGCATCTCCGCCGAGGACGAGATGGCTGGCATGGACCAGACGCGGCACGGCGGCTTCGCGTACGCCTACACCGACGAGGACTCCAGCAGCAGGCCGGGCCGCGGCGCCGGAGGCAGCGTCGGAGGGTTCATGCTCAAGTCAGCGCAGACCTCGCAGGTCGCGGCCGACGCCACGTCCCCGAGCAGCTCGGTCTAG